The Pseudophryne corroboree isolate aPseCor3 unplaced genomic scaffold, aPseCor3.hap2 scaffold_2801, whole genome shotgun sequence genome has a window encoding:
- the LOC135014547 gene encoding glutathione S-transferase theta-1-like — MTPYLLGHEATPDKLDPAVAEYNNTLKNIEEYFLQDKPFLAGDEISIADLVAIVEIMQPVGAGIDVFEGKPKLSAWKHRVQEAVGAELFNEAHEAVLHAKDMKNRPIPPELKERLKDCAISLPDGTVLKDEGYRPAIKQLPRCYMLAFTTCLQ, encoded by the exons ATGACTCCTTATCTTCTGGGTCATGAAGCCACACCTGACAAGCTGGATCCTGCGGTGGCTGAGTACAATAACACCTTGAAGAATATAGAAGAATACTTTTTACAGGACAAACCCTTTCTGGCTGGTGATGAGATctctatcgctgacctggtggctattgTGGAGATTATGCAG CCAGTTGGAGCGGGAATTGATGTTTTTGAAGGCAAACCAAAGTTGTCAGCctggaagcacagagtgcaggaggCAGTTGGGGCAGAGCTCTTCAATGAAGCACATGAAGCTGTACTGCATGCCAAAGATATGAAGAATCGGCCCATTCCCCCAGAACTTAAGGAGCGACTGAAAGACTGCGCCATTTCACTTCCTGATGGAACTGTTCTGAAGGATGAGGGCTACAGACCTGCAATTAAGCAATTGCCTCGTTGCTATATGTTGGCATTTACAACATGTCTACAGTAG